In Tissierellales bacterium, the following proteins share a genomic window:
- a CDS encoding rhodanese-like domain-containing protein has protein sequence MKKVYQVVENYFDCLKKGRNNLIDCAQLESRVEAGEKQFVLDIRKKEDYDKGHIKGAFHAEWSEVWDFIEDDVFDKDEKIVVVCYTGQTAGQTVSLLNILGYDACSLKGGMMNGWSKIDMPIEASCSD, from the coding sequence ATGAAAAAAGTTTACCAAGTAGTCGAAAATTACTTTGATTGTTTGAAAAAGGGACGTAATAATCTTATTGACTGCGCTCAGTTAGAGAGTAGAGTAGAGGCAGGGGAAAAGCAATTTGTGCTAGATATTCGCAAAAAAGAAGATTACGATAAAGGTCATATAAAGGGTGCGTTTCATGCAGAATGGTCAGAAGTTTGGGATTTCATTGAAGACGATGTGTTTGATAAGGATGAAAAAATAGTCGTAGTGTGCTACACGGGGCAAACTGCAGGTCAGACTGTTTCGTTATTAAATATATTGGGATATGATGCGTGTTCTTTAAAGGGCGGAATGATGAATGGATGGAGCAAGATAGATATGCCGATAGAAGCAAGCTGCAGTGATTGA